A stretch of the Equus caballus isolate H_3958 breed thoroughbred chromosome X, TB-T2T, whole genome shotgun sequence genome encodes the following:
- the MED12 gene encoding mediator of RNA polymerase II transcription subunit 12 isoform X12: MAAFGILSYEHRPLKRPRLGPPDVYPQDPKQKEDELTALNVKQGFNNQPAVSGDEHGSAKNVNFNPAKISSNFSSIIAEKLRCNTLPDTGRRKPQVNQKDNFWLVTARSQSAINTWFTDLAGTKPLTQLAKKVPIFSKKEEVFGYLAKYTVPVMRAAWLIKMTCAYYAAITETKVKKRHVIDPFMEWTQIITKYLWEQLQKMAEYYRPGPAGSGGCGSTIGPLPHDVEVAIRQWDYNEKLAMFMFQDGMLDRHEFLTWVLECFEKIRPGEDELLKLLLPLLLRYSGEFVQSAYLSRRLAYFCTRRLALQLDGVSSHSSHVMSAQSTGTLPTTPAPQPPTSSTPSTPFSDLLMCPQHRPLVFGLSCILQTILLCCPSALVWHYSLTDSRIKTGSPLDHLPIAPSNLPMPEGNSAFTQQVRAKLREIEQQIKERGQAVEVRWSFDKCQEATAGFTIGRVLHTLEVLDSHSFERSDFSNSLDSLCNRIFGLGPSKDGHEISSDDDAVVSLLCEWAVSCKRSGRHRAMVVAKLLEKRQAEIEAERCGESEAADEKGSIASGSLSAPSAPIFQDVLLQFLDTQAPMLTDPRSESERVEFFNLVLLFCELIRHDVFSHNMYTCTLISRGDLAFGAPGPRPPSPFDDPADDPERKEAEGSSSSKLEDPGLSESMDIDPSSSVLFEDMEKPDFSLFSPTMPCEGKGSPSPEKPDVEKEVKPPPKEKIEGTLGVLYDQPRHVQYATHFPIPQEESCSHECNQRLVVLFGVGKQRDDARHAIKKITKDILKVLNRKGTAETDQLAPIVPLNPGDLTFLGGEDGQKRRRNRPEAFPTAEDIFAKFQHLSHYDQHQVTAQVSRNVLEQITSFALGMSYHLPLVQHVQFIFDLMEYSLSISGLIDFAIQLLNELSVVEAELLLKSSDLVGSYTTSLCLCIVAVLRHYHACLILNQDQMAQVFEGLCGVVKHGMNRSDGSSAERCILAYLYDLYTSCSHLKSKFGELFSDFCSKVKNTIYCNVEPSESNMRWAPEFMIDTLENPAAHTFTYTGLGKSLSENPANRYSFVCNALMHVCVGHHDPDRVNDIAILCAELTGYCKSLSAEWLGVLKALCCSSNNGTCGFNDLLCNVDVSDLSFHDSLATFVAILIARQCLLLEDLIRCAAIPSLLNAACSEQDSEPGARLTCRILLHLFKTPQLNPCQSDGNKPTVGIRSSCDRHLLAASQNRIVDGAVFAVLKAVFVLGDAELKGSGFTVTGGTEELPEEEGGGGSGGRRQGGRNISVETASLDVYAKYVLRSICQQEWVGERCLKSLCEDSNDLQDPVLSSAQAQRLMQLICYPHRLLDNEDGENPQRQRIKRILQNLDQWTMRQSSLELQLMIKQTPNNEMNSLLENIAKATIEVFQQSAETGSSSGNTASNMPSSSKTKPVLSSLERSGVWLVAPLIAKLPTSVQGHVLKAAGEELEKGQHLGSSSRKERDRQKQKSMSLLSQQPFLSLVLTCLKGQDEQREGLLTSLYSQVHQIVNNWRDDQYLDDCKPKQLMHEALKLRLNLVGGMFDTVQRSTQQTTEWAVLLLEIIISGTVDMQSNNELFTTVLDMLSVLINGTLAADMSSISQGSMEENKRAYMNLVKKLRKELGERQSDSLEKVRQLLPLPKQTRDVITCEPQGSLIDTKGNKIAGFDSIFKKEGLQVSTKQKISPWDLFEGLKPSAPLSWGWFGTVRVDRRVARGEEQQRLLLYHTHLRPRPRAYYLEPLPLPPEDEEPPAPTPLEPEKKAPEPPKTDKPGAAPPSTEERKKKSTKGKKRSQPAAKTEDYGMGPGRSGPYGVTVPPDLLHHANPGSISHLSYRQGSIGLYTQNQPLPAGGPRVDPYRPMRLPMQKLPTRPPYPGVLPTAVTGVMGLEPSSYKTSVYRQQQPAVPQGQRLRQQLQQSQGMLGQSSVHQMTPSSSYGLQTSQGYTPYVSHVGLQQHTGPAGTMVPPSYSSQPYQSTHPSTNPTLVDPTRHLQQRPSGYVHQQAPTYGHGLTSSQRFSHQTLQQTPMMGTMTPLGAQGVQAGVRSASILPEQQQQQQQQQQQQQQQQQQQQQQQQQQQQQQYHIRQQQQQQILRQQQQQQQQQQQQQQQQQQQQQQQQQQQAHQQQQQQAAPPQPQPQSQPQFQRQGLQQTQQQQQTAALVRQLQQQLSNTQPQPSTNLFGRF, from the exons ATGGCGGCCTTCGGGATCTTGAGCTACGAACACCGGCCCCTGAAGCGGCCGCGGCTGGGGCCTCCCGATGTGTACCCTCAAGATCCCAAACAGAAGGAG GATGAACTGACGGCCCTGAATGTAAAACAAGGCTTCAATAACCAGCCTGCTGTCTCTGGGGATGAACATGGCAGTGCCAAGAACGTCAACTTCAATCCTGCCAAG ATCAGTTCCAACTTCAGCAGCATTATTGCAGAGAAGTTACGTTGTAACACCCTCCCTGACACTGGTCGCAGGAAGCCCCAAGTGAACCAGAAGGACAACTTCTGGCTGGTGACGGCGCGATCCCAGAGTGCCATTAACACCTGGTTCACTGACCTGGCTGGCACCAAGCCACTCACACAACTAGCCAAAAAG GTCCCCATTTTCAGTAAGAAGGAAGAAGTGTTTGGGTACTTAGCCAAATACACAGTGCCTGTGATGCGGGCTGCCTGGCTCATTAAGATGACCTGTGCCTACTATGCAGCAATCACTGAGACCAAGGTTAAGAAGAGACATGTCATTGACCCCTTCATGG AATGGACTCAGATCATCACCAAGTACTTATGGGAGCAGCTGCAAAAGATGGCTGAATACTACCGGCCAGGGCCTGCAGGAAGCGGGGGCTGTGGTTCCACTATAGGGCCCTTGCCCCATGATGTAGAAGTGGCAATCCGGCAGTGGGACTACAATGAGAAGCTGGCCATGTTCATGTTTCAG GATGGAATGCTGGACAGACATGAGTTCCTGACCTGGGTACTTGAGTGTTTTGAGAAAATCCGCCCTGGAGAGGATGAATTGCTTAAACTGCTGTTGCCCCTGCTGCTTCGA TACTCTGGGGAATTCGTTCAGTCTGCATACCTCTCTCGCCGCCTTGCCTACTTCTGTACCCGGAGGCTGGCCCTGCAGCTGGATGGCGTGAGCAGTCACTCGTCTCATGTGATGTCTGCTCAGTCGACAGGCACACTGCCCACCACCCCTGCTCCTCAGCCCCCGACTAGCAGCACACCCTCTACACCCTTTAGTGACCTACTTATGTGCCCTCAGCACCGGCCCCTAGTTTTTGGCCTCAGCTGTATCCTTCAG ACCATCCTCCTGTGTTGTCCTAGTGCCCTGGTTTGGCACTACTCACTGACTGATAGCCGAATTAAGACTGGCTCACCACTTGACCACCTGCCTATTGCCCCCTCCAACCTGCCCATGCCAGAGGGCAACAGTGCCTTCACTCAGCAG GTCCGTGCAAAGTTGCGGGAGATTGAGCAGCAGATCAAGGAGCGAGGACAGGCAGTTGAGGTTCGCTGGTCTTTTGATAAGTGCCAGGAAGCTACTGCAG GCTTCACCATTGGACGGGTGCTCCATACTTTGGAAGTGCTGGACAGCCATAGTTTTGAGCGCTCTGACTTCAGCAACTCTCTTGACTCCTTGTGTAACCGAATCTTTGGATTGGGGCCTAGCAAGGATGGGCATGAG ATCTCCTCAGATGATGATGCTGTGGTATCATTACTGTGTGAATGGGCTGTCAGCTGCAAGCGTTCTGGTCGGCATCGTGCTATGGTGGTAGCCAAGCTGCTGGAGAAGAGACAGGCAGAGATTGAGGCTGAG CGTTGTGGAGAATCAGAAGCCGCAGATGAAAAGGGTTCCATCGCCTCTGGCTCCCTTTCTGCTCCTAGTGCTCCCATTTTCCAGGATGTTCTCCTGCAGTTTCTGGATACACAGGCTCCCATGCTGA CGGACCCCCGAAGTGAGAGTGAGCGGGTGGAGTTCTTTAACTTGGTACTGCTGTTCTGTGAACTCATTCGACATGATGTTTTCTCCCACAACATGTATACTTGCACCCTCATCTCCCGAGGGGACCTTGCCTTTGGAGCCCCTGGTCCCCGGCCTCCCTCTCCCTTTGATGACCCTGCTGATGACCCAGAGCGCAAGGAGGCTGAGGGCAGCAGCAGTAGCAAGCTGGAG GATCCGGGGCTCTCGGAGTCTATGGACATAGACCCTAGTTCCAGTGTACTGTTTGAGGACATGGAGAAGCCTGATTTCTCA TTGTTCTCTCCTACTATGCCCTGTGAGGGGAAGGGCAGTCCATCCCCTGAGAAACCAGATGTTGAGAAGGAGGTGAAGCCCCCACCCAAGGAGAAGATAGAAGGGACCCTTGGGGTTCTTTATGACCAGCCACGGCATGTGCAGTATGCCACACACTTTCCCATCCCCCAG GAGGAGTCATGCAGCCATGAGTGCAACCAGCGGTTGGTCGTACTGTTTGGGGTGGGAAAGCAGCGAGATGATGCCCGACATGCCATCAAGAAAATAACCAAGGATATCCTGAAGGTTCTGAACCGCAAGGGGACGGCGGAAACTG ACCAGCTTGCTCCTATTGTGCCTCTGAATCCTGGAGACCTGACATTCTTAG GTGGGGAGGATGGGCAGAAGCGACGGCGCAACCGGCCTGAAGCCTTCCCCACTGCTGAAGATATCTTTGCTAAGTTCCAGCATCTTTCACATTATGACCAACACCAGGTCACGGCTCAG GTCTCCCGGAATGTTCTGGAGCAGATCACGAGTTTTGCCCTTGGCATGTCATACCACTTGCCTCTGGTGCAGCATGTGCAGTTCATCTTCGACCTCATGGAATATTCACTCAGCATCAGTGGCCTCATCGACTTTGCCATTCAG CTACTGAATGAACTGAGTGTAGTTGAGGCTGAGTTGCTTCTCAAATCCTCGGATCTGGTGGGCAGCTACACTACCAGCCTGTGCCTGTGCATTGTGGCTGTCCTGCGGCACTATCATGCCTGCCTCATCCTCAACCAGGACCAGATGGCACAGGTCTTTGAGGG GCTGTGTGGCGTAGTGAAGCATGGGATGAACCGGTCAGATGGCTCCTCTGCAGAACGCTGTATCCTTGCTTATCTCTATGATCTGTACACCTCCTGTAGCCATTTAAAGAGCAAATTTGGGGAGCTCTTCAG CGACTTCTGCTCCAAGGTGAAGAACACCATCTACTGCAACGTGGAGCCGTCAGAATCCAATATGCGCTGGGCACCTGAGTTCATGATTGACACTCTGGAGAACCCTGCAGCTCACACCTTCACCTACACGGGGCTAGGCAAGAGTCTTAGTGAGAACCCTGCTAACCGCTACAGCTTTGTCTGCAATGCCCTTATGCACGTCTGTGTGGGGCACCATGATCCCGATAG GGTGAATGACATCGCAATCCTGTGTGCAGAGCTGACCGGCTATTGCAAGTCACTGAGTGCGGAATGGCTAGGAGTCCTTAAAGCCTTGTGCTGCTCCTCTAACAATGGCACTTGTGGTTTCAACGACCTCCTCTGCAATGTAGAT GTCAGTGACCTGTCTTTTCATGATTCCCTGGCTACTTTTGTTGCCATCCTCATCGCTCGGCAGTGTTTGCTCCTAGAGGATCTGATTCGCTGTGCTGCCATCCCTTCACTCCTTAATGCTG CTTGCAGTGAGCAGGATTCTGAGCCCGGGGCCCGACTTACCTGCCGCATCCTCCTTCACCTTTTCAAGACACCTCAACTCAATCCTTGCCAGTCGGATGGAA ACAAGCCTACTGTAGGAATCCGCTCCTCCTGTGACCGCCACCTGCTGGCTGCCTCCCAGAACCGCATCGTGGATGGAGCTGTGTTTGCTGTTCTCAAGGCTGTGTTTGTACTTG GCGATGCGGAACTGAAGGGTTCAGGCTTCACTGTGACAGGAGGAACAGAAGAACTtccagaggaggaggggggaggtggCAGTGGCGGTCGGAGGCAGGGTGGCCGCAACATCTCTGTGGAGACAGCCAGTCTGGATGTCTATGCCAAGTACGTGCTGCGCAGCATCTGCCAACAG GAATGGGTAGGAGAACGTTGCCTTAAATCGCTGTGTGAGGACAGCAATGACCTACAAGACCCAGTGTTGAGTAGCGCCCAGGCCCAGCGCCTCATGCAGCTCATCTGCTACCCACATCGGCTGCTGGACAATGAGGATGGGGAAAATCCCCAGCGACAACGCATTAAGCGTATTCTCCAG AACTTGGACCAGTGGACCATGCGTCAGTCTTCCCTGGAGCTGCAGCTCATGATCAAGCAGACCCCTAACAAT GAGATGAACTCCCTCTTAGAGAACATTGCCAAGGCCACAATCGAGGTGTTCCAACAGTCAGCAGAGACAGGGTCATCTTCTGGAAACACTGCAAGCAACATGCCCAGCAGCAGCAAGACCAAGCCTGTGCTCAG CTCTCTGGAGCGCTCTGGTGTATGGCTGGTGGCCCCCCTCATTGCTAAACTGCCCACCTCAGTCCAGGGGCATGTGTTAAAGGCTGCTGGGGAGGAATTGGAGAAGGGCCAGCACCTGGGTTCCTCTTCCCGCAAAGAACGTGATCGACAAAAGCAAAAGAG TATGTCCCTGTTGAGCCAGCAGCCTTTCTTGTCCCTGGTGCTGACGTGTCTGAAAGGGCAGGATGAGCAGCGTGAGGGACTCCTTACCTCCCTTTACAGCCAAGTGCACCAG ATTGTGAATAATTGGCGAGATGACCAGTACTTAGATGATTGCAAACCAAAGCAGCTAATGCATGAGGCACTCAAACTGCGGCTCAACCTG GTGGGGGGCATGTTTGACACGGTGCAGCGCAGCACCCAACAGACCACAGAGTGGGCTGTGCTCCTCCTGGAGATCATCATCAGCGGCACTGTCGACATGCAGTCCAACAA CGAGCTCTTCACCACTGTATTGGACATGCTGAGCGTGCTCATCAATGGGACCCTGGCTGCGGACATGTCCAGCATCTCTCAAGGCAGCATGGAGGAAAACAAACGCGCCTACATGAACCTGGTGAAGAAGCTGCGG AAAGAGTTGGGGGAGCGCCAATCAGACAGTCTGGAAAAAGTTCGCcagctgctgccactgcccaAGCAGACCCGAGATGTCATCACATGTGAGCCACAGGGCTCCCTTATTGACACCAAGGGCAACAAGATTGCCGGCTTTGATTCCATCTTCAAGAAAGAG GGTCTACAGGTTTCCACCAAACAAAAGATCTCTCCCTGGGATCTTTTTGAGGGGCTGAAGCCGTCTGCACCACTCTCTTGGGGCTGGTTTGGAACAGTCCGGGTCGACAGGCGAGTGGCCCGAGGCGAGGAGCAGCAGCGGTTGCTGCTCTACCACACACACCTGCGGCCCCGGCCCCGTGCCTATTACCTGgagccactgccactgccaccagAGGATGAGGAGCCCCCCGCTCCCACCCCGCTAGAGCCTGAGAAAAAGGCTCCAGAGCCCCCCAAAACTGACAAGCCTGGGGCTGCTCCACCTAGTACTGAGGAACGCAAGAAGAAGTCCACGAAGGGCAAGAAACGCAGCCAGCCTGCTGCCAAGACGGAG GACTATGGAATGGGCCCAGGGCGGAGTGGCCCCTATGGTGTGACCGTGCCTCCGGACCTCCTGCACCACGCCAACCCTGGTTCCATATCCCACCTTAGCTACAGGCAGGGTTCCATAGGCCTGTACACCCAGAACCAGCCACTACCTGCAG GTGGCCCTCGTGTGGACCCATACCGCCCTATGCGGTTACCAATGCAGAAGCTGCCGACCCGACCACCTTACCCTGGAGTGCTACCCACAGCCGTGACTGGCGTCATGGGACTGGAACCCTCTTCCTACAAGACCTCTGTGTACCGACAGCAGCAGCCTGCGGTGCCCCAAGGACAGCGCCTTCGCCAACAGCTCCAG CAGAGTCAGGGGATGTTGGGACAGTCATCTGTCCATCAGATGACTCCCAGCTCTTCCTACGGTTTGCAGACCTCCCAG ggCTATACTCCTTATGTTTCTCATGTGGGATTGCAGCAACACACAGGCCCCGCAGGTACCATGGTGCCCCCCAGCTACTCCAGCCAGCCTTATCAGAGCACCCACCCTTCTACCAATCCTACTCTTGTAGATCCTACTCGCCACCTGCAACAGCGGCCCAGTGGCTATGTGCACCAGCAGGCCCCAACCTACGGACATGGGCTGACCTCCAGTCAGAG GTTTTCACACCAGACACTGCAGCAAACACCCATGATGGGTACCATGACTCCACTGGGCGCCCAGGGCGTCCAGGCCGGCGTCCGATCAGCTTCCATCTTGCCtgagcagcagcaacagcagcagcagcagcagcagcagcagcagcaacagcagcagcagcagcagcagcagcagcagcagcagcaacagcagcaataCCACAtccggcagcagcagcagcagcagatccTGCGG cagcagcagcaacagcagcagcagcagcagcagcagcaacagcagcagcagcaacagcaacagcagcagcagcaacagcaagcacaccagcagcagcagcagcaggcggctcctccccaaccccagccccagtCCCAGCCCCAG TTCCAGCGCCAGGGGCTTCAGCAGACACAGCAACAGCAACAGACAGCAGCTTTGGTCCGGCAGCTCCAACAACAGCTCTCCA ATACCCAGCCACAGCCCAGTACCAACCTATTTGGACGCTTCTGA